A region of Parabacteroides pacaensis DNA encodes the following proteins:
- a CDS encoding tRNA threonylcarbamoyladenosine dehydratase: protein MEFNWNIRTELLLGKDRIERLRRSHILIVGLGGVGAYAAELLCRSGIGQMTIIDADIVNATNLNRQLPALHSTLGKQKAEVMAKRLKDINPALDLTVYTEFIRDERTEEILDSCHFDFVVDAIDSISPKVYLMYHAYMRKIPLISSMGAGAKSDPSQIKIADLSETFNCGLAKAVRKRLNRMGISKGIPVVFSTELADLNAIIPVEDEECKITTAGTVSYMPATFGCFLASYVIRNV, encoded by the coding sequence ATGGAATTTAATTGGAATATACGCACTGAATTATTATTAGGCAAGGATCGAATAGAACGTTTGCGTAGAAGCCATATTCTGATAGTAGGGCTAGGAGGAGTAGGGGCTTATGCAGCCGAGCTCCTTTGTCGGTCGGGTATAGGGCAAATGACTATAATAGATGCCGATATCGTAAATGCAACTAACCTAAACCGTCAGTTACCGGCTTTGCATTCTACATTAGGGAAACAGAAAGCGGAAGTAATGGCAAAACGGTTGAAAGATATTAATCCGGCACTTGATTTGACAGTATATACCGAATTTATCCGGGATGAACGTACGGAAGAGATTTTAGATTCTTGTCATTTCGATTTTGTGGTAGATGCTATTGACTCTATCAGTCCGAAAGTATATTTGATGTATCATGCTTATATGCGGAAAATTCCTCTTATTTCTTCTATGGGAGCAGGAGCTAAATCGGATCCTTCTCAAATTAAAATTGCGGACTTATCAGAGACATTTAATTGCGGATTAGCAAAAGCTGTCCGGAAACGTCTCAACCGGATGGGTATAAGTAAAGGCATTCCGGTAGTCTTTTCTACAGAATTGGCAGATTTAAATGCGATCATTCCTGTGGAAGACGAGGAATGTAAAATTACTACGGCAGGAACTGTATCTTATATGCCTGCAACTTTCGGTTGTTTTTTAGCTTCTTATGTAATACGGAATGTATAA
- a CDS encoding 6-bladed beta-propeller codes for MITKQNLLLSLLLLFVLTNCQNKNITTEQSKQCEPIVLKSHKSSVLNDKYANLVNVIKLETNDSSLLSTITRIYMDENLFFIFDRYLSKLIIFNNEGKYINQIGKKGEGPKEYGALLDFCVNLQEKQIYLLCDHPNKMMVFDYQGNFIREKYFDILYHQIMADNQYIYIEDPYHKEIKQSQIIVLDTLGNVLSYQLPIIGEEFSIFPFGNFFTQNPYPYYTRRFDNSIYELKDGKVEKKYTFDFNELNLPSTFLDDYHSDPQEKALNLLRNDEYIYALTEITEGKKYLLFNTNKKIYILDKEEKFLQTIHIIQYSNLPIYSSMNISIGNSNGMFASFPSSYSFEKTKESISTNKANELSQEQKDFIMSIKEDDNPVLFIYQLK; via the coding sequence ATGATAACTAAACAAAATTTACTTCTTAGTTTGTTACTTCTTTTTGTTTTGACAAATTGCCAAAATAAAAACATAACCACCGAACAATCAAAACAATGTGAACCCATTGTATTGAAAAGTCACAAAAGTTCAGTTCTAAATGATAAATATGCTAATTTAGTAAATGTAATCAAGTTAGAAACAAACGACTCTTCATTATTAAGTACAATTACCCGCATCTACATGGATGAAAACTTATTTTTTATTTTTGATCGTTATCTTTCAAAATTAATCATTTTCAATAATGAGGGTAAATATATTAATCAAATAGGCAAAAAAGGAGAAGGGCCTAAAGAGTACGGCGCTTTATTAGATTTTTGCGTGAACCTTCAAGAAAAACAAATTTATTTGCTCTGTGATCATCCTAATAAAATGATGGTGTTCGATTATCAAGGCAATTTTATAAGAGAAAAATATTTCGATATTTTATATCATCAAATTATGGCGGATAACCAATATATTTACATAGAAGATCCTTATCATAAAGAGATTAAACAGTCACAAATTATTGTATTAGACACTTTAGGAAACGTCCTTTCTTATCAACTTCCCATAATAGGGGAGGAGTTTTCCATTTTCCCTTTTGGCAATTTTTTTACTCAAAATCCATATCCTTATTATACCCGTCGTTTTGATAATTCCATATATGAATTGAAGGACGGAAAAGTTGAAAAAAAATACACATTTGATTTTAACGAATTAAATCTTCCATCGACTTTTTTAGATGATTATCACTCTGATCCGCAAGAAAAAGCTCTTAACTTACTAAGAAATGATGAATACATATATGCTTTAACTGAAATAACCGAAGGAAAGAAATATCTTTTATTCAATACAAATAAAAAGATTTACATTCTTGATAAAGAAGAAAAATTTCTACAAACCATACATATTATTCAGTACTCTAATTTACCTATCTATAGTTCAATGAACATTTCCATCGGCAATAGTAATGGTATGTTCGCTTCTTTTCCTTCCTCTTACTCATTTGAAAAAACGAAAGAAAGCATCTCAACAAATAAAGCGAACGAACTATCACAAGAACAGAAAGATTTTATTATGAGTATAAAAGAAGATGATAACCCTGTTTTATTTATATATCAGCTAAAATAA
- a CDS encoding DNA-formamidopyrimidine glycosylase family protein, translating to MIELPEAVLLAEQLNATIKGKKITEVIVGFTPHKFAFYYQNPEEYAVRLTGKKITSACNRGGLVEIQAEDSTIVLSDGANIKYLEPQAKLPTKHQLLIGFQDQSCLVVSVRMYAMLWCFPDGELKSDYYLAGKERPNPFSSQFNKEYFFQLASSEILLNKSVKAFLATEQRIPGLGNGVLQDILYRAHIHPKTKLQFLTLPQKEELYTQIRQTLMEMYTLGGRDSEKDLLGIAGKYHTRLSANTAGQPCCNCGSIIQKENYLGGSIYFCPKCQPLQQ from the coding sequence ATGATTGAATTACCGGAAGCCGTGCTACTAGCAGAACAACTAAATGCAACCATAAAAGGAAAAAAAATAACAGAGGTAATTGTAGGTTTTACGCCGCACAAATTTGCATTCTATTATCAAAACCCCGAAGAATATGCAGTCCGCCTTACCGGGAAAAAAATAACCTCTGCTTGTAATCGAGGGGGCTTAGTAGAAATCCAAGCAGAAGATTCGACCATCGTTTTAAGTGATGGTGCGAACATAAAATACCTGGAACCGCAAGCAAAGCTCCCTACGAAACATCAATTATTAATTGGATTCCAAGATCAAAGCTGCTTAGTTGTATCGGTACGGATGTATGCAATGCTTTGGTGTTTTCCCGACGGAGAACTTAAATCAGATTATTATTTGGCAGGAAAAGAACGACCCAATCCCTTTTCCTCCCAGTTTAACAAAGAATATTTCTTTCAACTTGCCTCTTCCGAAATCTTATTAAATAAAAGTGTCAAAGCATTCCTGGCTACTGAGCAACGTATTCCCGGATTAGGGAACGGAGTGTTACAAGATATCCTTTATCGTGCCCATATTCATCCGAAAACCAAATTGCAATTTCTCACCCTTCCTCAAAAGGAGGAATTATATACTCAAATTCGCCAAACTCTTATGGAAATGTATACCCTCGGAGGACGCGATTCTGAAAAAGACCTTTTGGGTATTGCCGGGAAATATCATACCCGATTAAGTGCCAACACGGCAGGACAACCGTGCTGCAACTGCGGAAGCATCATTCAAAAAGAAAATTACCTGGGAGGAAGCATTTATTTTTGTCCGAAATGCCAACCTCTACAACAGTAA
- a CDS encoding fumarate hydratase produces the protein MATPPFKYQAPFPVGEDITEYYLLTKDYVSVSEFEGIPILKVAKEGLTAMANTAFRDVSFMLRRSHNEQVAKILSDPEASDNDKYVALTFLRNAEVACKGKLPFCQDTGTAIIHGEKGQQVWTGYSDEEALSLGVYKTYTEENLRYSQNAPLTMYEEVNTKCNLPAQIDIEATEGMEYKFLCVTKGGGSANKTYLYQETKAILNPKTLVPFLVEKMKTLGTAACPPYHIAFVIGGTSAEKNLLTVKLASTHYYDNLPTTGNEYGHAFRDVELEKQVLEEAHKIGLGAQFGGKYFAHDIRIIRLPRHGASCPVGLGVSCSADRNIKCKINKDGIWIEKLDDNPGELIPEELRQAGEGNAVKIDLNRPMPEILEELSKYPVATRLSLNGTIIVGRDIAHAKLKERLDRGEDLPQYIKDHPIYYAGPAKTPAGMACGSMGPTTANRMDPYVDLFQSHGGSMIMLAKGNRSQQVTDACKKHGGFYLGSIGGPAAILAQNNIKSIECVEYPELGMEAIWKIEVEDFPAFILVDDKGNDFFKQIRPAGMSCGTK, from the coding sequence ATGGCAACACCTCCTTTTAAGTATCAGGCTCCGTTTCCTGTAGGAGAAGATATTACAGAATACTATCTTTTGACAAAAGATTATGTATCCGTAAGTGAATTTGAAGGCATACCCATTCTGAAAGTCGCTAAAGAAGGACTTACAGCAATGGCAAATACCGCTTTCCGCGATGTCTCCTTCATGCTCCGTCGTTCGCACAACGAACAAGTCGCTAAAATACTAAGTGATCCGGAAGCTAGTGACAACGATAAATATGTAGCATTAACATTTTTGCGTAATGCAGAAGTCGCTTGTAAAGGAAAACTTCCGTTCTGCCAAGATACCGGCACAGCTATTATCCATGGAGAAAAAGGCCAGCAAGTTTGGACAGGCTATTCCGATGAAGAAGCTCTTTCCTTAGGAGTTTATAAAACTTATACGGAAGAAAATTTACGCTATTCCCAGAATGCACCTTTAACCATGTATGAAGAGGTCAATACAAAATGCAATCTTCCTGCACAAATCGATATTGAAGCAACGGAAGGCATGGAATATAAATTCTTATGTGTAACAAAAGGGGGAGGCTCGGCAAATAAGACTTACTTATATCAGGAAACCAAAGCAATCCTGAACCCTAAAACCTTAGTTCCATTTTTAGTTGAAAAAATGAAAACATTAGGTACTGCCGCTTGCCCACCTTATCATATTGCTTTTGTAATCGGCGGTACTTCTGCCGAAAAGAATTTGCTTACCGTGAAGTTGGCTTCTACTCATTACTATGATAACTTGCCCACTACAGGAAATGAATACGGCCATGCTTTCCGGGATGTGGAATTGGAAAAACAGGTATTGGAAGAAGCTCACAAAATCGGATTAGGAGCCCAATTCGGAGGCAAATATTTTGCTCACGACATTCGTATTATCCGTTTACCTCGCCATGGGGCTTCTTGTCCTGTAGGATTAGGTGTTAGCTGTTCTGCCGACCGTAATATTAAATGTAAGATTAATAAAGACGGTATTTGGATTGAAAAACTGGACGATAATCCAGGAGAATTAATTCCTGAAGAACTACGTCAAGCAGGTGAAGGGAACGCAGTAAAAATCGATCTAAACCGGCCTATGCCCGAAATATTGGAAGAACTCAGCAAATACCCAGTAGCTACCCGTCTGTCACTCAACGGAACGATTATAGTGGGACGTGACATTGCCCATGCCAAGCTGAAAGAACGTTTGGACCGCGGTGAAGACCTTCCGCAATATATTAAAGATCATCCTATTTACTATGCCGGTCCTGCCAAAACTCCTGCAGGTATGGCTTGCGGTTCCATGGGACCGACTACAGCCAACCGTATGGATCCATACGTCGACTTATTCCAAAGTCACGGCGGTAGTATGATTATGTTGGCAAAAGGCAATCGCAGCCAGCAAGTAACGGATGCATGTAAGAAACACGGAGGCTTCTATTTAGGTTCTATCGGGGGACCGGCAGCTATTTTAGCGCAGAATAATATCAAGAGTATTGAATGTGTAGAGTATCCTGAACTGGGAATGGAAGCTATCTGGAAAATTGAAGTAGAAGATTTCCCCGCTTTTATCCTGGTAGATGACAAAGGGAATGATTTCTTCAAACAAATTAGACCTGCAGGGATGAGTTGCGGGACGAAATAA
- a CDS encoding 6-bladed beta-propeller, which translates to MWKNFNFIKILIVVCCLMGCKQKPAQDNSDTLILDFSKAMKSYNKVIFSDFIKEIKAIPLETSDSCLLSNISILRYVDNKFFILDSNQDIIFIFNEYGKFLSKIDHKGNGPEEYVNLFGFDVDPITQTVCLLSAYRGLMYYDYNGKFIKQKEVPCGTCVDFVIDGPQVIIYQGNTTDNINAKENYMLFITDTTNSFSQKYIPFDIEKTGHIIKVYNQPRALEKKEKEILFFYPFSNNIYSIKGKDMTTKYTLDFGDNTLPNDYFNKFDSPEEAYKNLHDGKKYVYAFNSCWENDKYFYIRAIVEGTLRTCFYDKRKNTLKIGLENDPFGALPSICHATNEYFVGFRKMESLHEEIEYANENHIPIDPQVQEIKNKNIDDNPVVFLYYFK; encoded by the coding sequence ATGTGGAAAAATTTTAATTTTATAAAGATTTTAATCGTAGTTTGTTGTTTAATGGGGTGCAAACAAAAGCCGGCACAAGATAATTCAGACACTTTAATTCTTGACTTCAGTAAAGCTATGAAGTCATATAATAAAGTCATATTTTCTGATTTTATTAAGGAAATAAAAGCGATTCCTTTAGAAACAAGTGACTCTTGCTTATTATCAAATATAAGTATATTACGTTACGTTGATAATAAGTTTTTTATATTAGATAGTAATCAGGACATCATTTTCATTTTTAATGAATACGGAAAATTTTTATCTAAAATAGATCATAAAGGTAATGGTCCCGAAGAATATGTTAACTTGTTTGGTTTTGATGTAGATCCTATCACACAAACAGTTTGTTTACTTTCTGCTTATCGAGGATTAATGTATTATGATTATAACGGAAAGTTTATTAAACAAAAAGAAGTGCCTTGTGGTACCTGTGTAGACTTTGTTATAGACGGACCCCAAGTAATCATTTATCAAGGAAATACAACAGACAACATCAATGCAAAAGAAAATTATATGCTATTTATTACTGATACAACAAATTCTTTTAGCCAAAAATATATACCTTTCGATATTGAAAAGACAGGACATATTATCAAAGTTTACAATCAACCAAGAGCACTAGAAAAAAAAGAAAAAGAAATATTATTCTTTTACCCCTTTTCTAATAATATTTATTCCATAAAGGGAAAAGATATGACTACCAAATATACTTTGGATTTTGGAGATAACACTTTACCTAATGATTATTTTAACAAATTTGACTCTCCTGAAGAAGCTTACAAAAATTTACACGACGGGAAAAAGTATGTATATGCATTTAATAGCTGTTGGGAAAATGATAAATATTTTTATATCCGAGCTATTGTAGAAGGGACATTACGTACATGTTTTTATGATAAACGCAAAAACACTTTAAAAATAGGTTTAGAAAATGATCCCTTTGGTGCCTTACCTTCCATTTGTCATGCCACAAATGAATATTTTGTAGGCTTCCGTAAAATGGAATCTCTCCATGAAGAAATTGAATATGCTAATGAGAATCATATACCAATAGATCCTCAAGTACAAGAAATAAAAAACAAAAATATTGACGATAATCCAGTGGTTTTTCTATATTATTTCAAATAA
- a CDS encoding ABC transporter ATP-binding protein: MIQTQQITKSFGSLQVLKGIDLTIYESEIVSIVGPSGAGKTTLLQIIGTLDLPDSGSLYIKGTNVGELKDKQQAAFRNQNIGFVFQFHQLLPEFTALENVMIPALIAREKRTEAEKRAKNILEFLNLADRMTHKPAELSGGEKQRVAVARALINNPAVILADEPSGSLDTKNKEELHRLFFELRDKMNQTFVIVTHDEQLAKDTDRIIHMQDGIIID, translated from the coding sequence ATGATTCAAACACAACAGATAACAAAGAGTTTCGGTAGTTTACAAGTACTGAAAGGAATCGACTTGACTATTTATGAAAGCGAAATCGTATCTATTGTAGGTCCGAGTGGAGCCGGGAAAACTACTTTATTACAAATTATAGGTACGTTGGATTTGCCGGATTCAGGTAGTTTATATATTAAGGGAACAAATGTAGGAGAGTTGAAAGATAAGCAACAAGCTGCTTTCCGCAATCAAAATATCGGATTTGTATTTCAGTTTCATCAGCTTCTGCCGGAATTTACCGCTTTGGAAAATGTGATGATTCCTGCATTGATTGCACGCGAAAAGAGGACTGAAGCAGAGAAACGTGCCAAAAATATCTTGGAGTTCTTGAATCTTGCAGACCGGATGACTCATAAGCCTGCCGAACTATCCGGAGGTGAGAAGCAACGTGTGGCTGTAGCGCGGGCCTTAATTAATAATCCTGCCGTAATTTTAGCCGATGAGCCTTCGGGTAGTCTGGATACAAAAAATAAAGAAGAATTGCATCGCCTCTTTTTTGAATTAAGAGATAAAATGAATCAAACGTTCGTAATAGTCACCCATGATGAACAACTGGCTAAGGATACAGACCGGATAATTCACATGCAGGACGGGATAATAATAGATTAA
- a CDS encoding sodium-dependent transporter: protein MTQDNRATFGSKIGVILASVGSAVGLGNIWRFPYETGQNGGAAFLLVYCLCVLLLGLPLMLTEFFIGRYSRKNTAGAFQVIAPGTKWNLLGYNGVIAAFLILGFYSVVAGWTLEYIYQSLSGALSGKTAEQFTQDFNLFNSGIFRPILWTFAFIALTHFIITSGVKSGIERSSKIMMPILFLILVILCIRSVTLPDASVGLKFLFHPDFGKITSSVVLSSMGQAFFSLSVGMGCLITYASYFGKNTNLQKTALSVTLLDTLVAILAGVIIFPAVFSFGIKPSAGPELVFITLPNVFQHLPLGGLWSFVFYVLLAIAALTSTISLHEVATAYILEEHHFTRKRAAFIVSAGVMFLGIISSLSFGVLKDFTIFGLTFFNFLDYVTAKIMLPFGGMLTCILVGWRVDRKILKAELTNKGTIPFYFFNIYAFILKYIAPVAIVLIFLNELGLFKWIEK, encoded by the coding sequence ATGACACAGGATAATAGAGCTACTTTCGGTAGTAAAATAGGCGTAATTCTAGCTTCGGTGGGTAGTGCCGTAGGGTTAGGAAATATTTGGCGTTTCCCTTATGAAACGGGTCAAAATGGAGGTGCAGCTTTCCTTTTGGTGTATTGTTTGTGTGTATTATTACTCGGTCTTCCGTTAATGCTTACCGAATTTTTTATCGGGCGTTATTCCCGAAAGAATACGGCGGGTGCATTCCAAGTGATTGCACCGGGAACGAAGTGGAACTTGTTAGGCTATAATGGGGTAATAGCAGCATTTCTTATACTCGGTTTTTATTCGGTAGTAGCCGGATGGACTCTCGAATATATTTATCAATCCCTGTCCGGTGCACTGAGTGGAAAAACAGCCGAACAGTTTACACAGGATTTTAATTTATTTAATTCAGGTATATTCCGGCCTATTTTATGGACTTTTGCTTTTATTGCACTCACTCATTTTATTATTACTTCCGGAGTGAAATCGGGGATAGAACGTTCTTCCAAGATCATGATGCCGATTTTGTTTTTAATCTTAGTCATATTGTGCATCCGTTCGGTTACTTTGCCGGATGCTTCCGTTGGACTAAAATTTTTATTTCACCCCGATTTTGGTAAAATTACATCTTCCGTAGTGCTTAGTTCAATGGGACAAGCCTTTTTTTCTTTAAGCGTGGGAATGGGCTGCCTGATAACCTATGCTTCTTATTTCGGGAAAAATACAAACTTACAAAAAACAGCCTTATCGGTAACTTTGTTAGATACCCTGGTTGCGATACTGGCCGGTGTAATTATTTTTCCTGCGGTATTCAGTTTTGGCATTAAGCCGTCGGCAGGTCCGGAACTGGTATTTATAACATTACCGAATGTATTCCAGCATTTGCCGTTGGGTGGTTTATGGTCGTTTGTCTTTTATGTCTTATTAGCTATTGCTGCATTAACTTCTACGATTTCTTTACATGAGGTAGCAACAGCGTATATATTGGAAGAACATCATTTTACGAGAAAGCGGGCTGCTTTCATTGTTTCGGCAGGAGTTATGTTTTTAGGAATCATCAGCTCCCTTTCGTTTGGTGTACTGAAAGATTTTACCATCTTTGGCCTAACTTTTTTTAATTTCCTGGATTATGTAACGGCTAAGATTATGTTACCTTTCGGCGGAATGTTGACTTGCATTTTAGTAGGATGGCGGGTAGACCGGAAAATACTAAAAGCGGAGTTAACCAATAAAGGTACAATCCCTTTCTACTTTTTTAATATCTATGCTTTTATATTGAAGTATATTGCACCGGTAGCCATTGTACTGATCTTTTTAAATGAATTGGGATTATTCAAATGGATTGAGAAATAA
- the lepB gene encoding signal peptidase I, with translation MNKNNPVIKHITKHVWLLTFCLLILLAISIRVFIGQPCYIPSPSMENTLWEGDYVWLNKLSYGAKMPRRFADIPLLNVFTWIRPLRVADSTNNWGYHRIKGIKQPKRFDIAVFESTTNPGILVVKRITGLPGDTLCLEEGKLKINNRYIEDPKGVIKIKTDKPTEFPADTKWTTRNYGPIVVPVSGMKIKLTPENYDWVNTLAIEEGYPLTYSDSVYYCNQQIVTEYSFRRNYYFMMGDNRNNSYDSRFWGFVPEQNLEGTINFVFFSITSSSPLGFAFRSAHFMKSVH, from the coding sequence ATGAATAAGAATAACCCTGTTATAAAACACATAACCAAGCATGTATGGTTATTAACTTTCTGCTTGCTGATTCTATTAGCGATCAGTATTCGCGTATTTATAGGACAACCTTGTTATATACCTTCTCCAAGTATGGAAAACACGTTATGGGAAGGGGATTATGTATGGTTGAACAAACTTAGCTACGGAGCCAAAATGCCCCGGCGATTCGCCGATATCCCTTTGCTAAATGTCTTTACATGGATACGTCCTTTACGGGTAGCCGATTCAACCAACAATTGGGGTTATCATCGCATAAAAGGAATAAAGCAACCGAAACGATTCGACATTGCGGTGTTTGAGTCGACTACCAACCCGGGGATATTAGTTGTAAAACGCATTACAGGGTTACCCGGCGATACCCTCTGCCTAGAAGAAGGTAAATTAAAAATTAATAACCGGTATATAGAAGATCCGAAAGGAGTTATTAAGATAAAAACAGACAAACCAACCGAATTCCCGGCTGATACGAAGTGGACTACGAGAAATTACGGGCCTATAGTCGTTCCTGTTTCCGGAATGAAAATAAAACTAACGCCTGAAAACTATGATTGGGTGAATACTCTGGCCATCGAAGAAGGATATCCTCTTACTTATTCCGATTCTGTGTATTATTGTAACCAGCAGATAGTTACCGAATACTCCTTTCGCAGAAACTATTATTTTATGATGGGTGACAACCGGAATAATTCATACGATAGCCGTTTCTGGGGATTTGTTCCCGAACAAAATCTAGAAGGAACGATCAACTTTGTTTTCTTTTCCATTACATCTTCTTCCCCACTCGGTTTTGCTTTCAGGAGTGCTCATTTTATGAAATCAGTTCATTAA
- a CDS encoding SIR2 family NAD-dependent protein deacylase, whose amino-acid sequence MKKLVILTGAGMSAESGISTFRDSDGLWEKYRVEEVATPEGFAANPELVQNFYNQRRRELLKTTPNEGHTGLAALEKYFEVFIITQNIDNLHERAGNKNIIHLHGELMKSRSTGYPYTVYDIDPRNPDIHMGDKDEKGYQLRPHVVWFGESVPMIEPAIKITQQADIFVVIGTSLNVYPAAGLLHYVPKGVPIYLIDPKDVDTHRPDIHYIKAGASEGVKKLSEILLKEEEK is encoded by the coding sequence ATGAAAAAGTTAGTGATTCTTACTGGGGCCGGCATGAGTGCCGAAAGTGGAATTTCAACCTTCCGCGATTCCGACGGGTTGTGGGAGAAATACAGGGTAGAAGAGGTGGCTACGCCTGAAGGTTTTGCTGCTAATCCTGAGCTGGTGCAGAATTTTTATAATCAACGCCGACGGGAACTGCTAAAAACTACCCCGAATGAAGGGCATACCGGGTTGGCTGCTCTTGAAAAATATTTTGAGGTTTTTATTATTACCCAGAATATAGATAATTTGCACGAGCGGGCAGGAAACAAAAATATTATTCACTTGCATGGTGAATTGATGAAATCGCGTTCTACCGGTTATCCTTATACGGTATATGATATAGATCCCCGGAATCCGGATATTCATATGGGAGATAAGGATGAAAAAGGTTACCAGCTTCGGCCGCATGTAGTTTGGTTCGGCGAATCGGTTCCTATGATTGAGCCGGCTATTAAAATAACTCAGCAGGCAGATATATTTGTGGTGATAGGTACCTCGCTGAATGTTTATCCTGCTGCGGGTTTATTGCATTATGTTCCGAAAGGAGTGCCTATTTATTTGATAGACCCGAAGGACGTAGATACTCACAGGCCGGATATTCATTATATTAAAGCGGGAGCATCGGAAGGCGTAAAGAAGTTATCGGAAATATTGCTAAAGGAAGAAGAGAAATAA
- a CDS encoding ComEA family DNA-binding protein gives MMIWKDLFYFSRGERRALIVLVCLIVAATGLLLVSKNTSGTNMSKESLEAAYDTFARELLLPEDNKMKKSSVNRHDSVRLSASLKVASNKKNLSSSPHISARKKNYSDKYVPGTIIELNTADTFSLKKVPGIGSVFARRIVKFRNLLGGYASVTQLREVYGIDEERYNALSSWFKVDSLLIRKLKINELPADSLRRHPYLNYPQVKALERLRQQKGKLTGWENIILLKEFSERDCARLVSYLSFE, from the coding sequence ATGATGATTTGGAAGGATTTGTTTTATTTCTCCCGAGGGGAGAGAAGAGCATTAATTGTGTTAGTTTGTTTGATTGTGGCTGCAACCGGTTTGTTGCTAGTAAGTAAAAATACGTCCGGCACAAACATGAGTAAAGAAAGTTTAGAAGCTGCTTATGACACGTTTGCAAGAGAGTTACTTTTGCCGGAAGATAATAAAATGAAAAAGTCTTCGGTAAACCGGCATGACTCGGTTCGTTTATCAGCAAGTTTAAAGGTTGCTTCTAATAAAAAAAATCTTTCTTCTTCGCCGCATATTTCTGCCCGGAAAAAGAATTATTCTGATAAATATGTTCCCGGAACAATTATTGAATTGAACACGGCAGATACCTTTTCCCTTAAAAAAGTTCCGGGAATCGGGAGCGTTTTTGCCCGTCGTATTGTAAAATTCCGGAATTTGTTAGGCGGTTATGCTTCTGTTACTCAACTTCGGGAGGTATATGGAATCGATGAGGAACGTTACAATGCATTATCTTCTTGGTTTAAGGTAGACAGTTTGCTAATTAGAAAATTGAAAATAAATGAACTTCCGGCAGACAGTTTGCGGCGCCATCCTTACCTTAATTACCCACAAGTAAAAGCTTTGGAACGGCTAAGGCAACAGAAAGGCAAATTGACAGGATGGGAAAATATAATACTATTGAAAGAATTTAGCGAACGAGATTGTGCGCGTTTAGTTTCTTACCTTTCTTTTGAGTAA